Proteins from a single region of Apium graveolens cultivar Ventura chromosome 7, ASM990537v1, whole genome shotgun sequence:
- the LOC141674426 gene encoding protein FAR1-RELATED SEQUENCE 5-like encodes MDRIIDGSRKFSAVGKEGPRKLSAVDVENENDENELENDNDNIEGEDEDDNVDDANMYENFDRGVPYLNQFFQSVDEAGHFFRAYVLRNGFATKIQASHRNKDNEIYGRLYVCRLYGKIVVAENSKNKRRREVLAKSECKVRMYVNYQKKKCFWEVTSLELVHNHGLVSPSKMNLVQRKRHVNTATCSLIKTLYGSGVRNCQVMNVIGNIHGGNDKVGFNVQHVTNVIRDERKKMFDISDAQAGLDLLHRLNEESGSKYFIRTEVDEENCLKCLVWIDPRCLMAYQNFGDVTFDTTYRTNRYAMPFVPFTGVNHHY; translated from the exons ATGGATAGGATAATAGATGGATCGCGGAAATTTTCCGCTGTTGGCAAGGAAGGACCGCGAAAATTGTCCGCG GTTGATGTTGAAAATGAAAATGATGAAAATGAGCTTGAAAATGATAATGATAATATTGAGGGTGAGgatgaagatgataatgtagatgatgcaaatatgtATGAAAATTTTGATAGGGGAGTTCCATATTTGAATCAATTTTTTCAAAGTGTGGATGAGGCCGGTCATTTTTTTAGGGCTTATGTTTTGAGAAATGGTTTTGCTACTAAAATTCAAGCGAGCCATCGTAATAAAGACAACGAGATATATGGTCGTTTATATGTTTGTAGGCTTTATGGAAAAATTGTCGTCGCCGAGAATAGTAAAAATAAACGGCGTAGAGAGGTTCTTGCTAAAAGTGAGTGCAAGGTGAGGATGTATGtgaattatcaaaagaaaaaatgTTTTTGGGAGGTAACTAGCCTTGAGTTAGTACACAACCACGGTCTTGTTTCCCCTAGTAAGATGAATTTGGTACAACGCAAAAGACATGTCAACACTGCTACCTGTAGTTTGATTAAAACGCTTTATGGTTCGGGGGTTCGTAATTGTCAAGTGATGAATGTGATTGGTAACATTCATGGAGGTAATGATAAAGTTGGTTTCAATGTTCAACATGTTACGAATGTGATAAGAGACGAGAGGAAGAAAATGTTTGATATTAGTGACGCCCAAGCGGGGTTGGACTTGTTGCATAGGTTGAATGAAGAAAGTggttctaaatattttattaggaCCGAAGTTGATGAAGAGAATTGTTTGAAGTGTCTAGTATGGATTGATCCGAGATGTTTAATGGCCTACCAAAATTTTGGCGATGTGACTTTTGATACCACTTATCGGACAAATAGATATGCAATGCCATTTGTCCCATTTACCGGAGTCAATCATCATTATTAA